A stretch of Fusobacterium periodonticum ATCC 33693 DNA encodes these proteins:
- the ruvC gene encoding crossover junction endodeoxyribonuclease RuvC codes for MRVIGIDPGTAIVGYGIIDYNKNKYSIVDYGVILTSKDLSNEERLEIVYNELDKILKKYKPEFMAIEDLFYFKNNKTVISVAQARGVILLAGKQNNIPMSNYTPLQVKIGITGYGKAEKKQVQLMVQKFLGLSEIPKPDDAADALAICITHINSLSSNISFTGTSNFKKITLSSDTNKISLEEYKKLLKK; via the coding sequence ATGCGTGTTATAGGGATAGACCCTGGAACTGCGATAGTTGGATATGGAATTATAGATTATAATAAAAATAAATATTCAATAGTTGACTACGGGGTAATATTAACTTCAAAAGATTTAAGTAATGAAGAAAGATTAGAAATTGTATACAATGAATTAGATAAGATTTTAAAAAAATATAAGCCAGAGTTTATGGCAATAGAAGACTTATTTTATTTTAAAAATAATAAAACTGTAATTTCTGTTGCTCAAGCTAGAGGAGTTATTTTACTTGCAGGTAAACAAAATAATATACCTATGTCAAATTATACTCCACTACAAGTAAAAATTGGTATTACAGGCTATGGAAAGGCAGAGAAAAAGCAAGTTCAACTTATGGTACAGAAATTTTTAGGACTTTCTGAAATACCTAAACCTGATGATGCTGCCGATGCTTTAGCCATATGTATTACTCATATAAATTCTTTAAGCTCTAATATAAGTTTTACAGGAACAAGTAATTTTAAAAAAATAACTCTTTCTTCTGATACAAATAAAATATCTCTTGAAGAATATAAGAAATTATTAAAAAAATAA
- a CDS encoding gamma-glutamyl-gamma-aminobutyrate hydrolase family protein, which translates to MKKPIIGISASMIFEEKDELFLGDKYSCVAHSYVDAIYKSGGIPVVLPILKDVSAIREQVKLLDGIVLSGGRDVDPHFYGEEPLEKLEAIFPERDVHETALIKAATDLKKPIFAICRGMQILNVVYGGTLYQDISYAPGEHIKHYQIGTPYQATHSIKIDKSSTLFRMADKLEVERVNSFHHQALKKLADGLKVVATAPDGIIEAVEGTNENGMFILGVQFHPEMMYDKSTFARSMFKRFITICLESRPADVVLKDEIHHEEEYKTKEIADKIKELEEEEKKEFFKGDL; encoded by the coding sequence ATGAAAAAGCCAATTATTGGAATTTCTGCAAGTATGATATTTGAAGAAAAAGATGAATTATTTTTGGGAGATAAATATTCCTGCGTTGCTCACTCTTATGTAGATGCTATTTATAAATCAGGTGGAATACCTGTTGTATTACCTATTTTAAAAGATGTTTCTGCAATAAGAGAACAAGTTAAGTTATTAGATGGTATAGTTTTATCAGGTGGACGTGATGTGGATCCTCACTTCTATGGGGAAGAACCTCTAGAAAAATTAGAAGCTATTTTTCCAGAAAGAGATGTACATGAAACTGCTTTAATTAAAGCTGCTACTGATTTAAAGAAACCTATTTTTGCAATATGTCGTGGTATGCAAATACTTAATGTTGTTTATGGAGGAACTTTATATCAAGATATTTCTTATGCTCCAGGAGAACATATAAAACATTATCAAATAGGAACACCTTATCAAGCAACACATTCTATAAAAATTGATAAGAGCTCAACTCTATTTAGAATGGCTGATAAATTAGAAGTTGAAAGAGTCAACTCTTTCCACCATCAAGCATTAAAAAAATTAGCAGATGGACTTAAAGTTGTAGCTACTGCTCCTGATGGAATAATAGAAGCAGTTGAAGGAACTAATGAAAATGGAATGTTCATACTTGGAGTACAGTTCCACCCAGAAATGATGTATGATAAGAGTACTTTTGCTAGATCAATGTTTAAGAGATTCATTACTATTTGTTTAGAAAGTAGACCAGCAGATGTAGTTTTAAAAGATGAAATTCATCATGAAGAAGAGTATAAAACAAAAGAGATAGCTGATAAAATAAAAGAGCTTGAAGAAGAAGAAAAAAAGGAATTTTTTAAAGGGGATTTATAA
- a CDS encoding Crp/Fnr family transcriptional regulator, producing MISKEDIKQLEVIFPFWFELNQNDRAKIILSSRVLSLKKEAIFFNSHELDGLLFLKSGRLRFFLSSLDARDLPLYYLKDNEVEFFEDFNNKLISPILDVAFVVERNSEILLIPCSVLNLFRKKYSIMERFLHDLTREKLSKSLLSLQNILLIPLKERLLDFLYSLKRDEVSLTHEEIAKKLGSSREVISRNLKILEKEKFLKMNRKKIIIIGRGEVL from the coding sequence ATGATTAGTAAAGAAGATATAAAACAACTTGAAGTTATTTTTCCTTTTTGGTTTGAACTAAATCAAAATGACAGAGCTAAAATAATTCTTTCTAGTCGGGTTTTATCTTTAAAAAAAGAAGCTATCTTTTTTAATTCACATGAGCTAGATGGACTTCTATTTCTAAAATCAGGAAGATTAAGATTCTTTTTATCATCTTTAGATGCAAGAGATTTACCATTGTATTATTTAAAAGATAATGAAGTTGAATTTTTTGAAGATTTTAATAATAAACTAATTTCTCCAATTTTAGATGTAGCTTTTGTTGTTGAAAGGAATAGTGAAATTCTTTTAATACCTTGTTCTGTCTTAAATCTTTTTAGGAAAAAATATAGTATAATGGAAAGATTTTTACATGATTTAACAAGGGAAAAATTATCAAAATCCTTATTATCTTTACAGAATATTTTATTAATACCACTCAAGGAAAGATTATTAGATTTTTTATACAGTCTTAAAAGAGATGAGGTCTCTTTAACTCATGAAGAGATTGCTAAAAAATTAGGAAGTTCTAGAGAAGTTATCAGTAGAAATTTAAAAATTCTAGAAAAAGAGAAGTTCTTAAAAATGAATAGAAAAAAAATAATTATAATAGGTCGAGGTGAAGTATTATGA
- a CDS encoding LytR/AlgR family response regulator transcription factor gives MINCLIVEDELPAREELKYFIDKEKEIKLIAEFDNPLDTLTFLEKNAVDVIFLDINMPDMNGISLGKIVTKMYPDIKVVFITAYKDYAVDAFEIKAYDYLLKPYSESRIRNLLKSLVNIKNENISIVKNNNLKKITINVDERLYVISLNDVDYIEADEKETLIFSNQKKYVSKIKISKWEEMLKGNNFYRCHRSYIINLDKITEIEQWFNSSWIIKIKNYPTAIPVSRNNIKELKELFLG, from the coding sequence ATGATTAATTGCCTTATAGTTGAAGATGAACTTCCAGCAAGAGAAGAGTTGAAATATTTTATAGATAAAGAGAAAGAAATTAAACTCATAGCTGAATTTGATAATCCTTTAGATACTTTAACATTTCTAGAAAAAAATGCTGTTGATGTTATTTTTTTAGATATTAATATGCCTGATATGAATGGGATCAGTCTAGGAAAAATAGTTACAAAGATGTATCCTGATATAAAAGTTGTTTTTATCACTGCTTATAAAGATTATGCTGTTGATGCTTTTGAAATAAAAGCTTATGACTATCTTTTAAAGCCTTATTCAGAAAGTAGAATAAGAAACCTTTTAAAATCTTTAGTTAATATAAAAAATGAGAATATAAGCATAGTTAAGAATAATAATCTTAAAAAAATTACTATAAATGTGGATGAAAGACTTTATGTTATTTCATTAAATGATGTTGATTATATAGAAGCAGATGAAAAAGAAACTTTAATTTTTTCTAATCAAAAAAAATATGTGAGCAAAATAAAAATTTCTAAATGGGAAGAAATGCTAAAAGGTAATAATTTTTATCGTTGTCACCGTTCTTATATAATTAATTTAGACAAAATAACAGAGATTGAACAATGGTTTAATTCATCTTGGATAATAAAAATTAAAAATTATCCTACAGCTATTCCTGTAAGTAGAAACAATATCAAAGAATTGAAAGAATTATTTTTAGGTTAA
- a CDS encoding MgtC/SapB family protein, with protein sequence MMHIFEVLDKFLKIKFTGELTVEIVCFRLILSILFGGIVGYEREKNNRPAGFRTHILVCFGAAIVSMVQDQLRLNIIDLAHTEGPVAASVLKTDLGRLGAQVISGVGFLGAGSIMKEKGETVGGLTTAAGIWATACVGLGIGWGFYNIAAVAVVFMIIIMVTLKKLESKLVKKTRLLKFEVKFFDSEDFANGLIEAYEVFRQRSIKITEIDKYQDEALVTFTVSMRGRNNISDVVVSLSSIQNVEYVRDV encoded by the coding sequence ATGATGCACATATTTGAGGTACTTGATAAATTTTTAAAAATTAAATTCACAGGAGAATTAACTGTTGAGATTGTTTGTTTTAGACTAATACTATCAATACTTTTTGGAGGTATTGTTGGTTATGAAAGAGAAAAGAATAACCGTCCTGCCGGTTTTAGAACTCATATTTTAGTTTGTTTTGGAGCAGCTATAGTATCTATGGTACAAGACCAGTTGAGATTAAATATTATAGACTTAGCTCACACTGAAGGTCCTGTAGCAGCTTCTGTTTTAAAGACTGACTTAGGAAGACTTGGAGCCCAAGTAATAAGTGGTGTAGGTTTCCTAGGTGCTGGAAGCATAATGAAAGAAAAGGGTGAAACAGTTGGAGGACTAACTACAGCTGCTGGAATATGGGCTACTGCTTGTGTTGGTTTAGGTATAGGTTGGGGATTCTATAATATAGCTGCTGTTGCAGTCGTGTTTATGATAATTATTATGGTAACTCTTAAAAAACTTGAATCAAAATTGGTTAAAAAGACTAGACTTTTAAAATTTGAAGTAAAGTTTTTTGATTCAGAAGATTTTGCAAATGGGCTTATAGAAGCTTATGAAGTGTTTAGACAAAGATCTATAAAAATAACTGAAATAGATAAATATCAAGATGAGGCTTTAGTTACTTTTACTGTGAGTATGAGAGGTAGAAATAACATATCAGATGTAGTTGTTTCACTTTCATCTATACAAAATGTTGAATATGTAAGGGATGTATAA
- a CDS encoding sensor histidine kinase: protein MNIQFISHLISNIGCSAIIAFFFIKIDKANIIIKSKAKSKKDVMALSFFFSLLSISGTYIGLNFNGAILNTRNMGVVTGGLLGGPYVAAITGLISGIHRAIVNLGRETAIPCAIATVVGGFLTAYISRFVKNKDRIFFAFLLAFVVENLSMALILLIQKDKALAQSIVKNFYIPMVFMNSVGASVLILLVEDIIQKSELIAGNQAKLALEIANKTLPYFRNTENLSEVCKIIANSLGARATVITDTKEIIAGFSTDKTVINRSNIRSNNTREVLKTGEVMLVIKDDEDEIIEDFFYISPHIKSCIILPLKEKNDVSGTLKIFFDTAEKITEKNRYLMIGLSHLISTQMEISKVENLISLLKYSELKALQSQINPHFLFNVLNTMTSLIRTNPEKAREVTIDLSKYLRYNLDNNLKSVELIKELNQIDTYIKIEKARFGDKLNIIYNVDESLYNFQIPSLIIQPLVENSIKHGILKKRDKGFVKIIVKRIDKDIEVAIEDDGVGIEQTVIDNLDKKIEENIGLKNVHQRLKLLYGEGLNITKLEQGTRIKFKILGGVKYD, encoded by the coding sequence ATGAATATACAATTTATTTCACACTTAATAAGTAATATTGGTTGTTCTGCAATCATAGCTTTTTTCTTTATTAAAATAGATAAAGCAAATATAATTATAAAAAGTAAAGCTAAAAGTAAAAAAGATGTAATGGCACTATCTTTTTTCTTTTCATTGCTTTCAATTAGTGGAACCTATATAGGATTAAATTTTAATGGTGCCATCTTAAATACAAGAAATATGGGAGTTGTTACTGGAGGCCTCTTAGGCGGTCCTTATGTTGCTGCAATTACAGGTCTTATTTCTGGAATACATAGAGCTATTGTTAATCTTGGTAGAGAAACCGCTATTCCTTGTGCTATTGCAACTGTTGTAGGTGGATTTCTAACCGCCTATATTTCTCGTTTTGTTAAAAATAAAGATAGAATATTTTTTGCTTTTCTCTTAGCTTTTGTTGTTGAAAACTTGAGTATGGCTTTAATTTTATTAATACAAAAAGATAAAGCTTTAGCACAAAGCATAGTTAAAAATTTCTATATCCCTATGGTATTTATGAATTCTGTTGGAGCTTCCGTTCTTATTTTACTTGTTGAGGACATCATACAAAAAAGTGAGCTTATAGCTGGTAATCAAGCAAAACTTGCCTTAGAAATAGCAAATAAAACTCTTCCTTATTTTAGAAACACTGAAAATCTAAGTGAAGTTTGTAAGATAATTGCTAATTCTTTAGGTGCAAGAGCTACTGTAATAACAGATACAAAAGAGATTATCGCAGGTTTTTCTACAGATAAAACAGTCATAAATAGAAGCAACATTAGAAGTAACAATACTAGAGAAGTTCTAAAGACAGGTGAAGTTATGCTTGTTATAAAAGATGATGAAGATGAAATTATAGAAGATTTTTTCTATATTTCTCCTCATATAAAATCTTGTATTATTTTACCTTTAAAAGAAAAAAATGATGTGTCAGGAACTTTAAAGATATTTTTTGATACAGCAGAAAAAATAACAGAAAAAAATAGATATTTAATGATAGGTTTATCTCATCTTATTTCAACTCAAATGGAAATTAGCAAGGTAGAAAATTTGATATCACTACTTAAATATTCTGAATTAAAGGCTTTACAATCTCAAATAAATCCTCATTTTCTATTTAATGTGTTAAATACTATGACTTCGCTTATCAGAACTAATCCTGAAAAAGCTAGAGAAGTTACTATAGATTTATCTAAATATTTAAGATATAATTTAGACAATAATTTAAAAAGTGTTGAATTAATAAAGGAATTAAATCAAATTGATACCTATATAAAAATAGAAAAAGCCAGATTTGGTGATAAATTAAATATAATTTATAATGTTGATGAAAGCCTATATAACTTCCAAATACCTAGTTTGATTATACAACCTCTTGTTGAAAATAGTATAAAACATGGTATTTTAAAGAAAAGAGATAAGGGCTTTGTTAAAATTATTGTAAAGAGAATTGATAAAGATATAGAAGTTGCAATTGAAGATGATGGAGTTGGTATAGAACAAACTGTAATCGATAATTTAGATAAGAAAATTGAAGAAAATATTGGACTAAAAAATGTTCATCAAAGATTGAAACTTCTCTATGGTGAAGGTTTAAATATCACTAAATTAGAACAAGGAACAAGGATAAAATTTAAAATACTTGGAGGTGTAAAATATGATTAA
- a CDS encoding SDR family oxidoreductase codes for MKVFIIGGSSGIGLSLAKRYLSLGNEVAICGTNDEKLKKIEEVNKGLKLYKVDVRNKNDLKSAIEDFSQGNLDLIINSAGIYTNNRTTKLTNDEAFAMIDINLTGVINTFEAVRDMMFKNNKGHIAIVSSIAGLIDYPKASVYARTKLTIMGVCETYRAFFRDYNINITTIVPGYIATDKLKSLSKEDITNKPTVLSEEKSTDIIVKAINDKKEKVIYPLSMRILIAVITKLPKKLLTYLMIKQATWGEKDTRK; via the coding sequence ATGAAAGTTTTTATTATAGGTGGAAGTTCCGGTATAGGTCTTTCTCTTGCTAAAAGATATTTATCCTTAGGTAATGAGGTTGCTATTTGTGGAACAAATGACGAAAAATTAAAAAAGATTGAAGAGGTTAATAAGGGATTAAAATTGTATAAGGTTGATGTTAGAAACAAAAATGATTTAAAAAGTGCTATTGAAGATTTTTCACAAGGAAATTTAGATCTAATCATAAATTCTGCAGGTATATATACTAACAACAGAACTACAAAACTGACAAACGACGAAGCCTTTGCCATGATAGACATAAACTTAACAGGAGTTATTAATACTTTCGAAGCAGTAAGAGATATGATGTTTAAAAATAATAAAGGGCATATTGCAATTGTTTCATCCATTGCAGGTCTTATTGACTATCCTAAAGCCTCTGTTTATGCAAGAACCAAACTAACAATAATGGGAGTTTGTGAAACATACAGAGCATTTTTTAGAGATTATAACATAAATATTACTACTATAGTCCCTGGCTATATAGCCACAGACAAGTTAAAATCTTTAAGTAAAGAAGACATAACAAATAAGCCTACTGTTCTTTCTGAGGAGAAATCTACAGATATAATAGTTAAAGCTATAAATGACAAAAAAGAAAAGGTAATATATCCTTTGAGTATGAGAATTTTAATTGCAGTAATTACAAAATTACCTAAAAAGCTTTTAACTTATCTTATGATAAAACAAGCTACTTGGGGAGAAAAAGATACAAGGAAGTAA